The following coding sequences are from one Tolumonas lignilytica window:
- a CDS encoding phage antirepressor N-terminal domain-containing protein: MVSITKVTNNSSTGIVVDSESGSISNNAIVVPFHGTELLLAPFNGEPYVPMKPVVEGMGLAWSVQHRKIQAKFGSTITEMVIVAEDGKNREMSCLALRKLTAWLYSVNPNKVAPEIKAKVIQYQEECDEVLWQYWTKGSVTKESVVKAQKPIREHASKSYLPEFRKAKAMKMSMEAMDLCLKYTNLSPESKQTCVAMVVNDIAGFEAIPLPRIEEHYHTAKEVGDMLGCSANKIGKVANEHGLKTDEYGKFFLDKSPFSAKQVEAFRYNANGVSALKHIIVGEDAA, translated from the coding sequence ATGGTTAGTATAACCAAAGTAACAAACAATTCCAGTACAGGTATTGTTGTGGATTCAGAATCAGGATCAATCTCTAACAATGCTATTGTTGTGCCATTTCACGGCACTGAATTACTGCTAGCGCCATTCAATGGTGAGCCATATGTTCCGATGAAACCGGTGGTTGAAGGAATGGGGTTAGCTTGGTCGGTACAACACCGTAAGATTCAGGCTAAGTTCGGGTCAACCATCACCGAAATGGTGATAGTTGCCGAGGATGGTAAGAATCGTGAAATGTCATGCCTCGCGTTACGGAAACTTACAGCTTGGCTGTATTCCGTAAACCCAAACAAAGTAGCACCTGAAATTAAAGCAAAGGTGATCCAGTACCAGGAAGAGTGCGACGAAGTTCTCTGGCAATACTGGACAAAGGGCTCTGTCACCAAAGAATCGGTAGTCAAAGCGCAGAAACCAATCCGCGAACACGCATCAAAAAGCTACCTGCCGGAGTTTCGCAAAGCCAAGGCCATGAAGATGTCCATGGAGGCGATGGATCTGTGCCTGAAATACACAAACCTGTCGCCAGAATCGAAACAAACTTGTGTCGCCATGGTAGTGAATGACATTGCTGGGTTTGAAGCCATTCCGCTTCCGCGTATCGAAGAGCATTACCACACAGCAAAAGAAGTGGGCGACATGCTCGGTTGTTCTGCTAACAAGATCGGCAAGGTGGCGAACGAGCACGGACTGAAAACTGACGAATACGGCAAGTTCTTTCTGGATAAGTCACCGTTCTCTGCAAAACAGGTTGAAGCGTTCCGCTATAACGCCAATGGTGTGTCAGCCCTGAAACACATTATCGTCGGGGAGGATGCAGCATGA
- the rhlP gene encoding rhombotarget lipoprotein (RhlP (RHombo-target LipoProtein) is a family of predicted lipoproteins that, in general, co-occurs with a form of rhombosortase, and that has an apparent cleavage site for that enzyme, a GlyGly motif, near the C-terminus.), translated as MRRIVLFLVSVCLVGIFSGCASMDQSTKQRQVSSVLAYLYPDSDNLPVKSNSIAVLKVPFRVGIAFVPDNTNAEFRLSESDRQKLATKVRNSFINYPFVSDLVTVPSVYLKSGGGFNNLDQVASMLRLDVIALISFDQIQNSGATKQSLLYWTGVGAYLIQGDQYNILTAVETSVFDIKSRQLLLRAGGISNVDGSASMISFPKQAREARVRGFDQAIDDMINKLHTEVDSFRLHAPADPNIKLILPPGYNANEVHK; from the coding sequence ATGCGAAGAATCGTATTGTTCCTGGTGTCTGTCTGCTTGGTTGGGATATTTAGTGGATGTGCTTCAATGGATCAGAGCACAAAGCAGAGACAGGTATCTTCGGTGCTAGCTTATCTTTATCCTGATTCAGATAATTTACCCGTAAAATCAAACTCGATTGCTGTTTTGAAAGTACCATTCCGTGTTGGAATTGCATTTGTGCCAGATAATACGAATGCTGAATTCCGTTTATCCGAAAGCGACCGACAAAAACTAGCTACCAAAGTACGAAATTCATTTATAAATTATCCATTTGTCAGTGACTTGGTTACGGTACCTTCTGTGTACTTAAAATCTGGAGGTGGATTTAACAATCTTGACCAAGTGGCATCAATGCTTCGGTTGGATGTAATTGCGTTGATCTCTTTTGACCAGATTCAAAACTCAGGTGCGACTAAACAATCATTACTTTATTGGACAGGTGTTGGTGCTTATTTAATCCAAGGTGATCAATATAATATTTTAACTGCAGTTGAAACATCTGTGTTTGATATTAAAAGCAGACAATTATTGCTTCGTGCAGGAGGGATTTCTAACGTAGATGGTTCAGCAAGTATGATTTCTTTTCCGAAACAAGCCAGAGAAGCCAGAGTCAGAGGTTTTGATCAGGCCATTGATGACATGATCAATAAACTACATACTGAAGTTGATTCATTTAGGCTTCATGCGCCTGCCGATCCGAATATTAAATTGATTTTACCTCCTGGCTATAATGCCAATGAAGTGCATAAATGA
- a CDS encoding WbuC family cupin fold metalloprotein, protein MNKLSFDRLSALSAEAQQSPRQRMNHNMHTELAAPIQRLAIAMEPGTYIRPHRHTQTWELLTSLRGRFVVLNFDDTGMVIQRAVLGEDVSVIETPVGGWHAVLSLDPGAVIFEVKHGPYVPFKEEDFAPWSPAADNEQYKDLMAWFRHAEVGQRWPG, encoded by the coding sequence ATGAATAAACTTAGTTTTGACCGTCTTTCTGCGTTAAGTGCCGAAGCTCAGCAATCTCCGCGTCAGCGGATGAATCATAATATGCATACTGAGCTGGCTGCTCCTATCCAACGCTTGGCGATTGCAATGGAACCGGGCACATATATTCGTCCTCACCGACATACCCAGACTTGGGAACTTCTGACGTCATTACGTGGCCGGTTTGTTGTGTTGAACTTTGATGACACAGGAATGGTGATTCAGCGTGCTGTGTTAGGTGAAGATGTCTCTGTCATCGAAACACCGGTCGGAGGTTGGCATGCTGTGTTATCTCTGGATCCGGGCGCTGTTATTTTTGAGGTCAAACATGGCCCTTATGTTCCGTTCAAGGAAGAGGATTTTGCTCCCTGGTCGCCTGCTGCAGATAACGAACAATATAAAGATCTGATGGCTTGGTTCCGTCATGCAGAAGTCGGGCAACGTTGGCCTGGTTAA
- a CDS encoding MdtA/MuxA family multidrug efflux RND transporter periplasmic adaptor subunit, whose product MSEIQTQASSSKLKIYFGLIVIIAGIGGWLYFRQVGQSTNAVARRSPPVSVSVAKAEKQDVPIQLSALGTVNSTYTVTLHSRVDGQLNKIHFDEGQTVKQGQLLAELDPRPYQAALTQTQGQLLRDQALLRNAEIDLARYRRLWAQNSVAKQQVDTQEALVNQYRGTVKLDQGLVANAQLQLSYSRISSPISGRVGLRQVDPGNIVHSSDSSGLVTITQTQPINVLFSIPETNLSQLLQATRQNPQLVVEAWDRDYHTKLATGHLLAIDNQLNTNTGTVSLKAQFANDDQQLFPNQFVNIRLLLTTRKNAVTVPDVAVQTARQGSYVYLLNTDNSISMTPVSVGAGYGDRVIVEKGVQPGQQVVVDGLDRLRNGSKVVVRGEQGKTGGSGQSGQSGRSKGGAGQRAPSNAQ is encoded by the coding sequence ATGTCTGAAATACAAACCCAGGCGTCATCTTCCAAGTTAAAAATCTATTTTGGGTTAATAGTCATCATTGCCGGAATTGGTGGATGGCTCTATTTCAGACAGGTAGGCCAATCGACGAATGCTGTTGCCCGGCGAAGCCCTCCCGTTTCCGTTTCGGTCGCCAAGGCGGAGAAACAGGATGTTCCGATCCAGTTGTCGGCATTAGGAACGGTTAACTCCACCTATACTGTGACCCTGCACAGCCGGGTAGATGGTCAGCTGAACAAAATTCATTTCGACGAAGGTCAGACAGTAAAACAAGGGCAATTACTGGCGGAACTGGATCCGCGCCCGTATCAGGCGGCACTGACGCAAACGCAGGGACAATTGCTGCGTGATCAGGCCTTACTGCGGAATGCAGAAATTGATCTGGCGCGTTATCGTCGGTTGTGGGCGCAAAATTCGGTGGCCAAACAACAGGTGGATACACAAGAAGCCTTAGTTAATCAGTACCGTGGTACGGTGAAACTGGATCAGGGGTTGGTTGCAAATGCCCAATTGCAACTGAGCTATAGTCGAATATCCTCGCCTATCAGTGGGCGGGTGGGGTTACGCCAAGTTGATCCGGGTAACATTGTGCATAGCAGTGATAGTTCCGGTCTGGTGACAATTACACAAACACAACCAATCAACGTGCTGTTCAGTATTCCGGAAACTAATCTGAGTCAGTTATTGCAGGCGACCCGACAGAACCCACAGTTGGTTGTTGAAGCTTGGGATCGCGACTATCACACAAAGCTAGCAACCGGACATCTGCTGGCGATCGACAATCAGCTGAATACCAACACAGGGACGGTCAGCCTGAAGGCGCAGTTTGCCAATGATGATCAGCAGTTATTTCCCAATCAGTTTGTGAATATCCGTCTGTTACTTACGACGCGAAAAAACGCGGTAACGGTGCCGGATGTTGCGGTGCAGACCGCTCGGCAGGGTAGTTATGTCTATCTGCTGAATACTGATAATTCAATCAGCATGACCCCTGTCTCCGTCGGGGCTGGCTATGGTGATCGGGTTATTGTTGAAAAGGGGGTGCAACCCGGACAACAAGTGGTTGTTGATGGTCTGGATCGGTTACGCAATGGTAGTAAAGTCGTTGTGCGGGGTGAACAGGGCAAAACGGGCGGCAGCGGCCAATCGGGTCAGTCCGGCAGGAGTAAGGGCGGAGCGGGTCAGCGTGCTCCATCAAATGCACAGTAA
- a CDS encoding MdtB/MuxB family multidrug efflux RND transporter permease subunit, producing MNPSCLFIQRPVATTLLMLAILLAGLTAWRSLPVSALPEIDYPTIQVVTLYPGASPDVITSSITAPLERQFGQMPGLSQMSSSSSGGASVITLQFSLDLSLDVAEQEVQAAINAASNLLPSDLPNPPVYNKVNPADTPIMTIAVTSATMPMTKLEDMVDTRMAQKISQVPDVGLVSIGGGQRPAVRIQINPKVLAAKGMTLEDVRTAISSANVNQAKGSFDGKKQASTIDGNDQLKSADEYRNLILSYRSGAPIRLSDVAAVVDSAENIRLSAWAGVTPAVILNIQRQPGANVIQVSDRIKALLPQLTHDLPGSVDVKIMSDRTVTIRSSVQDVEFELMMSVALVVMVIFLFLRNLAATIIPAVAVPLSLIGTFFVMYLIGFSINNLTLMALTIATGFVVDDAIVMIENIARYIEEGEQPFAAALKGSRQIGFTIISLTFSLIAVLIPLLFMGDVVGRLFREFAITLAVSILLSAFISLTLTPMMCARLLKYIPEEKQSRFYHKSGQFIERIIAGYAQWLRWVLERQGLFLLVAAGTLVLTAVLYLVVPKGFFPLQDTGAIQGISEARQSVSFGEMARQQEKLASLLLQDPAIESLTAFIGVDGNNASLNNGRLQITLKPKELRDDISTVLTRLQNLAKAAPETTLYLQPVQDLTIDSRLSRTQYQFTLQDSNADELTQWTSSLVDKLRQRPELADVASDLQDKGLQAYVNINRDTASRLGISISAIDNALYDAFGQRLISTIFTQTNQYRVVLEVDPAHQQSPLALKEIYVPTASGTPVSLDTVASIESRNSPLTINHLGQFPTATISFNLAAGVALGKAVDAINQTEQQINLPASINTRFQGAALAFQASLSNSLWLILAAVITMYIVLGVLYESYIHPVTILSTLPSGGIGALLALMLSGTDLNVLAIIGIILLIGIVKKNAIMMIDFALEAEREQHMSPRDAIYQACLLRFRPIIMTTMSALLGALPLMLGSGMGSELRHPLGITMVGGLIFSQALTLFTTPVIYLAFDRLARRLGYKQPVSLEQEAQS from the coding sequence ATGAATCCTTCCTGTCTGTTCATACAACGCCCGGTTGCCACAACGCTACTGATGCTGGCGATTTTGTTAGCTGGGCTGACTGCCTGGCGTTCGCTACCGGTTTCGGCACTGCCTGAAATTGATTATCCCACCATTCAGGTGGTGACACTCTATCCCGGTGCCAGCCCCGACGTGATCACGTCATCCATTACCGCGCCACTGGAACGTCAATTCGGGCAGATGCCGGGGCTGTCACAGATGTCGTCTTCCAGTTCTGGGGGCGCATCGGTGATCACGTTGCAATTCAGTCTGGATTTGAGTCTGGATGTGGCTGAACAAGAGGTTCAGGCCGCCATCAATGCCGCCAGTAATCTGTTACCCTCCGATCTGCCTAATCCGCCTGTCTATAACAAGGTAAATCCGGCGGACACACCGATCATGACGATTGCGGTGACCTCTGCAACCATGCCGATGACCAAGCTGGAGGACATGGTCGACACTCGCATGGCTCAGAAAATTTCGCAGGTCCCTGATGTCGGTTTGGTCAGTATCGGTGGTGGTCAGCGACCAGCGGTGCGTATTCAGATCAATCCCAAGGTCCTTGCCGCGAAAGGGATGACACTGGAGGATGTGCGAACTGCCATCAGCAGTGCCAATGTGAATCAGGCCAAGGGCAGTTTTGACGGAAAAAAACAGGCTTCAACAATTGATGGAAATGATCAGCTAAAATCGGCAGATGAGTATCGGAATTTGATCCTCTCTTATCGCTCGGGGGCGCCAATCCGTCTGTCAGATGTGGCCGCTGTAGTGGATTCAGCGGAAAATATCCGGTTATCGGCCTGGGCGGGTGTGACACCGGCGGTGATCCTGAATATTCAGCGTCAGCCGGGCGCGAACGTGATCCAGGTGAGTGATCGCATCAAGGCATTATTGCCGCAACTGACCCATGATCTGCCCGGTTCGGTCGACGTAAAAATCATGAGTGATCGCACCGTCACCATTCGCTCCTCAGTTCAGGATGTCGAATTTGAGCTGATGATGTCAGTGGCACTGGTGGTTATGGTGATATTCCTGTTTTTGCGCAATTTGGCCGCGACCATTATTCCTGCCGTCGCGGTTCCGCTATCCCTGATTGGTACTTTCTTTGTCATGTATCTGATTGGTTTTTCGATCAATAACCTGACGCTGATGGCGTTAACCATTGCGACCGGTTTCGTGGTCGATGATGCCATTGTGATGATTGAGAATATTGCGCGTTATATTGAGGAGGGCGAACAACCCTTTGCGGCGGCATTAAAAGGCTCGCGGCAAATCGGTTTTACCATTATTTCGCTGACCTTTTCGCTGATTGCGGTGCTGATCCCGCTGCTGTTCATGGGCGATGTGGTGGGTCGCCTGTTCCGCGAATTTGCGATCACACTGGCGGTTTCAATCCTGCTATCAGCGTTCATTTCGCTGACGCTGACGCCGATGATGTGTGCACGGTTACTCAAGTATATTCCGGAAGAAAAGCAAAGCCGTTTTTATCACAAGAGTGGGCAATTCATCGAGCGTATCATTGCAGGTTATGCCCAATGGCTACGCTGGGTGCTGGAGCGGCAGGGGCTGTTTTTGCTGGTAGCCGCAGGCACACTGGTGCTGACCGCTGTGTTGTATCTGGTTGTGCCAAAGGGCTTTTTCCCATTGCAGGATACCGGCGCCATTCAGGGGATCAGCGAAGCCCGGCAATCGGTATCTTTTGGGGAGATGGCAAGGCAGCAGGAAAAGCTAGCGAGTCTGCTATTACAAGATCCTGCTATTGAAAGTCTGACCGCGTTTATTGGCGTTGATGGTAACAACGCGTCGCTTAATAATGGCCGTTTACAGATCACGCTCAAGCCCAAAGAATTGCGGGATGATATCAGTACGGTGTTAACCCGCTTGCAAAATTTAGCGAAGGCAGCGCCGGAGACAACACTCTATCTGCAACCGGTACAGGATCTAACCATTGACTCCCGGCTGAGCCGCACGCAGTATCAGTTTACGCTGCAGGACAGCAATGCAGATGAATTGACGCAATGGACATCCTCGTTGGTGGATAAGCTGCGGCAACGACCGGAATTAGCTGATGTGGCTTCCGATCTGCAAGACAAAGGGCTGCAGGCCTACGTCAATATCAACCGTGATACGGCTTCGCGTCTGGGAATTTCGATATCGGCGATTGATAATGCGCTCTACGATGCCTTTGGGCAGAGGCTGATTTCGACTATTTTTACCCAGACCAACCAGTATCGCGTGGTGCTTGAAGTCGATCCTGCACATCAACAAAGCCCGCTGGCACTCAAAGAGATTTACGTTCCAACCGCCTCAGGAACGCCGGTATCTCTGGATACGGTGGCTTCGATAGAATCACGGAACAGCCCGCTGACGATTAACCACCTTGGACAGTTCCCGACGGCCACCATATCGTTCAATCTGGCTGCCGGGGTGGCGCTGGGGAAAGCGGTGGATGCCATTAACCAGACGGAGCAACAGATCAATCTGCCAGCCAGTATCAATACGCGTTTTCAGGGGGCAGCGTTGGCATTTCAGGCTTCGCTGAGCAATTCACTTTGGCTGATTCTGGCTGCTGTTATCACTATGTATATCGTGCTTGGCGTGTTGTATGAGAGTTATATTCATCCCGTCACCATTCTGTCAACGTTACCTTCTGGCGGTATTGGCGCTTTACTGGCACTGATGCTTTCCGGTACCGATCTGAATGTACTGGCGATCATTGGCATCATCCTGCTGATTGGTATCGTGAAAAAAAATGCGATCATGATGATCGATTTTGCACTGGAAGCAGAGCGTGAACAGCATATGAGCCCGCGCGATGCTATCTATCAGGCCTGTCTGTTGCGGTTCCGGCCAATTATTATGACCACAATGTCGGCATTGTTGGGGGCATTACCCCTGATGTTGGGTAGTGGCATGGGGTCAGAATTGCGCCATCCGCTGGGCATTACCATGGTGGGTGGCCTGATTTTTAGTCAGGCTCTGACGCTGTTTACGACTCCAGTTATCTATCTTGCCTTTGATCGACTGGCCCGTCGGTTGGGGTATAAGCAGCCGGTTTCGCTGGAACAAGAGGCGCAGTCATGA
- a CDS encoding multidrug efflux RND transporter permease subunit, with protein MNFAALFIRRPVATTLLTLAILLSGALAFYLLPVSPLPQVDFPTISVSARLPGASPETMAATVATPLERALGRIAGVSEITSSSSLGSTRVTLQFDLQRDINGAARDVQAAINAARSMLPTMPSNPTYRKVNPADAPIMILALTSDMLSRSEMYDAADSILSQKLAQVEGIGDVNIGGGAQPAVRVELNPLQLNHYGVSLETVRSVITTTNANRPKGTVENNRDHWQIQANDQAKTAREYMPLIVSYKNGAAIRMSDIAQVTDSSVDLRNAGLVGKQPAVMIILFRQPGANIIATENRINALLPSLQASIPAAIKLQVVMSRSPTIRASLNEVERSLIVSVSLVILVVYLFLRSGRATLIPAVTVPVSLIGTFAVMYLLDFSLNNLSLMALTIATGFVVDDTIVVLENVSRYIEQGFRPFDAAVKGVKEVMFTVLSMSLSLIAVFIPILLMGGIIGRLFREFAITLSVSILVSLLVSVTTAPMLCARHLKPLSTLKHNTLLNTCEQIFTHLHSGYRKTLGWALRHPRFMLLLLAITVTLNVILYITVPKGFFPQQDTGSLNGTIRADQSISFQAMQTKLQYFINAVSQDPAVDKVIGFTGGGQRNTANMFISLKPLPQRTESADQVIARLRKKLASEPGATLYLQAVQDIRMGGRSSSAQYQYTLQGDDLTELRSWTIKAQQAIMKLPMLADVNSDQEVKGLQTSLVFDRDTMSRLGITQQQVDAILYDAFGQRQVSTIYNPLNQYHVVMEVAPAFWQSPAALENIFIQTSAGHAIPLSAIAHWGPTNTALSVNHQGQFAATTLSFNLLPGSSLSDATMAIEKTLSNIGMPDTIHGSFQGNAKLFQSSLDNQPLLILAALIAVYIVLGMLYESAVHPITILSTLPSAGVGALLALLASGNELNIIGLIGILLLIGIVKKNAIMMIDFALSAEREQNLSAEQAIYQACLLRFRPIMMTTLAALFGALPLALGHGNGAEMRIPLGISIVGGLIFSQLLTLYTTPIVYLYLDRLRQWGFSWQKKSPPESNSMRIETDE; from the coding sequence ATGAATTTCGCCGCGTTGTTTATTCGTCGTCCTGTTGCGACGACATTATTAACACTGGCGATTTTATTATCCGGGGCGCTGGCATTTTATCTGTTGCCGGTTTCACCGCTACCGCAGGTCGATTTTCCGACTATTTCCGTGTCTGCTCGTTTACCCGGCGCTAGCCCGGAAACGATGGCGGCAACGGTGGCAACACCGCTGGAACGTGCATTAGGTCGAATTGCCGGTGTCAGCGAAATTACGTCGTCGAGTTCGTTGGGTTCTACCCGGGTCACGCTGCAGTTTGATTTGCAGCGCGATATTAACGGTGCCGCGCGGGATGTTCAGGCCGCGATCAATGCCGCGCGCTCCATGTTGCCGACCATGCCTTCCAATCCGACTTACCGCAAGGTCAACCCGGCAGATGCGCCGATCATGATCCTGGCTCTGACCTCCGATATGCTGTCGCGAAGCGAGATGTATGATGCTGCAGATTCGATCCTAAGCCAGAAACTGGCACAGGTGGAAGGCATTGGCGATGTCAATATTGGTGGTGGTGCACAGCCTGCCGTGCGAGTAGAACTCAATCCGCTACAACTGAATCATTATGGTGTGAGTCTGGAAACTGTTCGTAGTGTCATTACCACAACGAATGCAAACCGACCGAAAGGTACCGTCGAGAACAACCGTGATCACTGGCAGATACAGGCAAATGATCAAGCCAAAACGGCCAGAGAGTATATGCCACTGATTGTCAGTTATAAAAATGGCGCCGCGATTAGAATGTCAGATATCGCGCAGGTCACCGATTCGTCTGTTGACCTGCGCAATGCCGGTCTGGTTGGAAAACAACCCGCCGTAATGATCATTTTATTCCGGCAACCCGGTGCCAATATCATTGCAACAGAAAACCGCATCAATGCACTGCTGCCATCCCTGCAAGCATCTATTCCCGCCGCCATCAAATTACAGGTGGTGATGAGTCGCAGCCCAACTATCCGGGCTTCACTCAATGAGGTGGAACGTTCGCTGATCGTTTCTGTGAGTCTGGTTATTCTGGTGGTTTACCTTTTCCTGCGCAGTGGTCGTGCGACCTTGATCCCTGCGGTGACAGTACCGGTGTCACTGATTGGTACTTTTGCTGTCATGTATCTGCTCGATTTTTCTCTGAATAATCTGAGCCTGATGGCGCTGACGATTGCGACCGGATTTGTTGTGGATGACACAATCGTGGTATTGGAAAACGTATCACGCTATATCGAACAGGGCTTCAGACCATTTGACGCGGCAGTGAAAGGGGTCAAAGAGGTCATGTTCACTGTGCTGTCGATGAGCTTATCGCTGATCGCGGTATTTATACCGATCCTGTTGATGGGTGGCATTATCGGCCGCTTGTTTCGCGAATTTGCCATTACCTTGTCGGTATCGATTCTGGTGTCTTTGCTGGTTTCGGTGACGACGGCTCCCATGCTGTGTGCCCGTCATCTGAAACCGTTGTCTACGTTGAAACACAATACATTATTGAACACCTGTGAGCAGATATTTACGCATTTACATTCCGGCTACAGGAAGACGCTGGGCTGGGCATTGCGGCATCCACGGTTCATGCTGCTTTTGCTGGCCATAACCGTGACATTGAATGTCATCTTGTATATTACGGTGCCGAAAGGCTTTTTCCCGCAGCAGGATACCGGCAGTCTTAATGGTACGATCCGTGCCGATCAGAGTATTTCGTTTCAGGCCATGCAGACCAAACTGCAATATTTTATCAATGCCGTCAGTCAGGATCCGGCAGTGGATAAAGTGATTGGTTTCACCGGCGGCGGGCAAAGAAATACCGCCAATATGTTTATCAGCCTGAAACCATTGCCGCAGCGGACGGAAAGTGCCGATCAGGTTATCGCCCGTTTACGAAAGAAGCTGGCGAGTGAGCCGGGAGCGACGCTGTATTTGCAGGCCGTGCAGGATATTCGCATGGGCGGGCGTTCCAGCAGCGCGCAATATCAGTACACGCTGCAAGGGGATGATCTGACGGAACTCAGGTCTTGGACCATTAAGGCTCAGCAGGCGATCATGAAACTGCCGATGCTGGCGGATGTGAATTCCGATCAGGAAGTGAAGGGATTACAGACCTCGCTGGTATTTGACCGGGACACCATGTCGCGCCTGGGGATTACCCAGCAGCAAGTCGATGCCATTTTATATGACGCATTTGGTCAGCGACAGGTTTCCACCATCTATAACCCGCTGAATCAATATCATGTGGTGATGGAGGTCGCGCCAGCATTCTGGCAGAGCCCGGCCGCGTTAGAGAATATTTTTATTCAGACATCAGCCGGTCATGCTATTCCGCTATCTGCGATCGCCCATTGGGGGCCGACCAATACTGCCTTGTCAGTCAATCATCAGGGGCAGTTTGCCGCAACAACCCTCTCTTTCAACTTGTTACCAGGCAGCTCGTTATCTGATGCAACGATGGCTATTGAAAAAACACTGAGTAATATTGGTATGCCTGACACCATTCATGGCAGTTTTCAGGGGAATGCCAAGCTGTTTCAGTCTTCGCTAGATAACCAGCCGTTGTTGATTCTGGCGGCGCTGATTGCGGTGTATATCGTTCTGGGGATGCTATATGAAAGTGCGGTTCATCCAATCACAATTCTGTCTACGTTGCCATCAGCAGGGGTCGGCGCCTTGCTGGCATTGCTTGCCAGCGGCAATGAGCTGAATATCATCGGGTTGATCGGTATTTTGCTGTTGATCGGCATCGTAAAGAAAAATGCCATCATGATGATTGATTTTGCATTAAGTGCAGAACGGGAACAAAACCTGTCAGCAGAACAGGCCATTTATCAGGCTTGCCTGTTGCGATTTCGCCCCATCATGATGACCACGCTGGCCGCCCTGTTTGGCGCGTTGCCACTCGCCTTAGGGCATGGCAATGGCGCAGAAATGCGTATTCCACTGGGTATTTCGATCGTTGGTGGCCTGATTTTCAGCCAGTTACTGACACTGTATACGACCCCGATTGTTTATCTGTATCTGGACCGACTCCGGCAATGGGGGTTCAGTTGGCAGAAAAAATCGCCGCCGGAATCAAACAGCATGAGGATAGAAACAGATGAATAA